One Capricornis sumatraensis isolate serow.1 chromosome 8, serow.2, whole genome shotgun sequence genomic region harbors:
- the CDK5RAP3 gene encoding CDK5 regulatory subunit-associated protein 3: MQDHQHVPIDIQTSKLLDWLVDRRHCNLKWQSLVLTIREKINAAIQDMPESQEIAQLLSGSYIHYFHCLRIVELLKGTEASTKNIFGRYSSQRMKDWQEIVALYEKDNTYLVELSSLLVRNVNYEIPSLKKQITKCQQLQQEYSRKEEEGQAGAAEMREQFHHSCKQYGITGDNVRRELLALVKDLPSQLAEIGAAAQTLGEAIDLYQACVGFVCESPTEQVLPMLRFVQTRGNCTVYEWRTGTEPSAVERPHLEEPPEQVEEDAIDWGDFGLEVASEGADSGISAQTAGIDWGISLESDSKEAGGDEIDWGDDATALQITVLEAGTQAPEGVARGPDALTLLEYPETRNQFIDELMELEIFLSQRAVEMSEEADILSVSQFQLAPAILQGQTKAKMVAMVSALQDLIGRLTSLRMQHLFMILASPRYVDRVTELLQQKLKQSQLLALKKELMVQKQQEALQEQAVLEPKLDLLLEKTKELQKLIEADISKRYNGRPVNLMGTSL, translated from the exons ATGCAG GACCATCAGCACGTGCCCATCGACATCCAGACCAGCAAGCTACTCG ACTGGCTGGTAGACAGAAGGCACTGCAACCTGAAATGGCAGAGTCTAGTATTGACCATCCGAGAGAAGATCAATGCCGCCATCCAGGACATGCCAGAGAGCCAAGAGATCGCCCAGCTGCTCTCTGGATCCT ACATTCACTACTTCCACTGCCTAAGAATTGTGGAGCTTCTCAAAGGCACTGAAGCCTCCACAAAAAATATTTTCGGCCGGTACTCTTCACAGCGAATGAAG GATTGGCAGGAGATCGTAGCCCTGTATGAGAAGGACAACACCTACCTAG TGGAACTCTCCAGCCTCCTGGTTCGGAACGTCAACTATGAGATCCCCTCCCTGAAGAAGCAGATCACCAAGTGCCAGCAGCTGCAGCAAGAATACAGCCGCAAGGAGGAAGAGGGCCAGGCGGGGGCTGCCGAGATGAGGGAGCAGTTCCACCACTCGTGCAAGCAGTACGGCATCACG GGGGACAATGTCCGAAGAGAACTACTGGCGCTGGTGAAGGACCTACCAAGTCAGCTGGCCGAGATCGGGGCGGCGGCCCAGACCCTGGGCGAAGCCATTGACCTGTACCAGGCCTGTGTGGGGTTTGTGTGCGAAAG CCCCACAGAGCAGGTGCTGCCGATGCTGCGGTTTGTGCAGACGCGGGGGAACTGCACAGTGTATGAGTGGAGGACAGGCACGGAGCCCTCGGCAGTGGAGAGGCCACACCTTGAGGAGCCCCCTGAGCAGGTGGAAGAAGACGCG atTGACTGGGGTGACTTTGGGTTGGAGGTGGCATCTGAAGGGGCTGACTCTGGCATCTCTGCCCAGACTGCTGGAATTGACTGGGGCATCTCCCTGGAATCGGATTCAAAG GAAGCTGGGGGTGATGAGATAGACTGGGGAGACGATGCCACTGCTCTGCAGATCACCGTGCTGGAAGCCGGAACCCAGG CTCCCGAAGGTGTTGCCAGGGGCCCGGATGCTCTGACACTTCTTGAATACCCCGAGACCCGGAATCAGTTCATTGATGAGCTCATGGAG CTCGAAATCTTCTTGTCCCAGAGAGCAGTGGAGATGAGTGAGGAGGCAGACATCCTGTCTGTGAGCCAGTTCCAGCTGGCTCCAGCCATCCTGCAGGGCCAGACCAAGGCAAAGATGGTCGCCATGGTGTCGGCACTGCAGGATCTGATTGGCCGGCTTACCAGTCTTCGAATGCAGCACCTGTTTATGATCCTGGCCTCACCAAG GTATGTGGACCGAGTGACTGAGCTCCTCCAGCAGAAGCTGAAGCAGTCCcagctgctggctttgaagaaagAACTGATGGTGCAGAAGCAACAGGAAGCCCTCCAGGAGCAGGCAGTTCTGGAGCCCAAGCTGGatctgctgctggagaagacaaaggagctgCAGAAGCTG ATTGAAGCTGACATTTCCAAGAGGTACAATGGACGCCCTGTGAACCTGATGGGAACCTCGCTGTGA